The following is a genomic window from Mobula hypostoma chromosome 20, sMobHyp1.1, whole genome shotgun sequence.
gggctcaatgtccattcagagatcagacggcagaggggaagaaactgttactgaATTGTTGAGTCTAttccttcaagcttctgtacttactgtaattctcaGTTTCCATTACCTCACTACCTattgtttctatttttgcacgaATGAATTAATTTAACTATTCTATAGACACACCTACTATAACTCacattttctctattattatgtattgcattgtactactgccacaaggacaacaattttcatgtcatatgccggagatattaaacctgattctgattaagggAAGACTCTCTTCATTAATGAAAGGTGTGAGATAAATGCTTCATTGCATTCTGGTGTTGTATTACGAGTTTTGAGATTTTTGCCCCAAGGAAGTTATTGACAAAAATATAAGCTAATAGAGTTTGAAGGATGTGCTTAATTACATTTTATTCAGAGCAGTGCTGTTAAAAGCTATCAATGACAAACTGTCCATTTGGTTAGCTGAATTGCTATATTAAATTACTATCAAAGGTCCTTGAGTAATTATTCAAACAAATGTATAGTTTGGTATACTGTTgatttgcttctattgtttgcacgatgtgtgtttttttctctctttctctgcaccgAAGTTTTTAGTCTTTTTTTTATTGGGTTATTTGGATTTCttgctctgtggctgcctgtaagcagaaaAATTTCTAGGTGTATActttatatgttctttgataataaatgtgctttgaatctttgaaatggaaaatttcaataattaacatttattttcttttattgctTTATTATCACCATCATACAAATCACCACTTAAGTTAAAAAACCTTATAAAAAGTAGTTGCatatacatataaatataaataatgacagcaataatttaaaataaatagataattcAGAGTAGGCAATACAACTTCATGCATGAGATTAGCCTACTTTATATGCAGGAGTGATTCAAGTTATTTGCATATGTGAAATAAAAAGCATTTACATTGTCCTTCTGATCTCCAATATCTATTAAATTAGGAAGTATCCCAAGATAAGGTGGCTATTCAACCCACTGGGATTTGGAAGGGAAAGAATCTGCTCAGTCTGCCCCGTGTTAAGAAGCAGCAATCCAAGGGTTTTAGTTTGGTTTCAAAGGACACTCTACTTGGATTCCAGAGACATCTGACAAAGCCTTGCACAGAAAGCAATGAGTTCAGTTCAAACTTTAAGGTAGGCTGGACATGAAACGAGAAGAGTTGAAGAGTACAAAAACTCTCTGCTGGTTGGAGAGGTTATGTCAAGGTTGAAGAAGGATTGTGTGATAGCCAGGCCATAGTATTGAGACTAATACCACTGCTGGCTGACGTTGACAAGCTGGTTCAGGTTCCTCAACGCACAGTAACCATATATTCCAAAAACATCAAGTCTATGAAGTCATTGGAAGGAGTTGGAGTTAATGTATGAATGGGGGCAGGCCACAGAATGAATGAAGAGAGGAATGGGCATCATACAAATTCCTCAATGGTTTAAAGTCACCACAAATTAAGCCAAAATATCTGTAAGGCTTATTAAACTGCATAGGCCACTGAACATCTCATAACGGACAATGCAGAGAACGAGCTGATTACTCTTCCACTTGCTTTGGTTGGAGTACCACACCCATTTCTCTTCACGGAGAAATTCGAAATTTTTCGGCAGTGCACCGAGAAGGCGATGAGTTCAGAGATATGAATAAGTTTCCAGAATCATGGAAGGGTCACATCTTGTACATCGGTACGGGAAGGCTCTCAGTAATACTTTAAACAGGATTTCGTCTAAACTGGTAAAAAGGCGTTTGTTTttttacatgtttttttttacacaaaagcCGAACAATGTATCAAATAAACAGCAGAGAGAGTGATTGAAATTAAGATCCTGGAACCGCGTAAGACACAACTGAATATTCCAATGGAATCTTTGTGGTCGTAGCAAGATTAATTGAGGACATCTTCTGCCTTAACTGTGCCAGCAGTCCTTCAATTGGCCCGCGCCTATTCTTACGTCTCTTTTCCATTCCGAACTAGGTTGGCCGTGCAAGGTAATTATTATGTAGAATCGAACCCAAGGAACAGTACTTTTGACCTATGCCATCGCAGTGATCGGAGTTTCAAACCCCTGAAACGGCGGGAGTGTCCCTTTACCCTCTGCTAACTCTGAGCTGTTTCGAACTCGCCTGCTGTACGGATCTCATCTGAAAGGGATCGTTAGTCACCATCTCTGGTGTCCGCCTGCTGTGTGTAGGGGTAGGCAACTCGTTTTCTCGAGGCAAAAACATAGAAAGAGGAGGCATTTCTCTGTCGGGGTTGTACGGATGTTTCTCCACACTCAAAGAAAGCACCTTCTTGTGCCTCGGTGAGTGATACACGTTGTAAAACGTTTCTAACTGCTCCTCCTTGAAGTTGCAATCATCTTCACGGTAGGTCGtctatacaaaaaaaaatgaggaaaatATATTACAACCTGGCCTCTGTTGGAGCATCCCTGCACTGGAAGAAGGATGTGGGGCAGCGGAAAGGGTTATGGGAGATTTAACAACGATGGCCCTTGGGACGAGGGGACCACCGCTCATAAGCTTTAGAAGGGTCATTTATTTCTTATCTGCGTATAAAACTCTGAAATTCCTAGGCTGGACTGCCTGGGACTACTTCCTTTGCAGAAAGCCGACGGGAGATATGAATGACGACGAGGTCTGGAGCGAGGGGATAGCGGGCGACTGTCCTCACCGGTGGAGTGGTCAAGAGCAGACGGTGACGGATGTAACAGAGTGGCATggagtgggcggggggggggaagaatgggTATGGGTGGGGTGGTAGAACTAAAGAGTTGTACTGCTAGGACGCGGACCCGATGGGCCAAGTGCCCTCCCACTGTGCTGTAAGGCGCCTCTGACAGTCTTGTAAAACTTATGATTGGTTTTAACTTCGGAATCTTCAGGGGCGGCGTAGAGGAGAGCTGAAGGGAACAAGTAAAGGGGAACTCACCGATCCAAAGATGTGTCCCCAGGCGTCCATGCACAGGTACCGGCCTGTTCTCACCCCTCGGATCACCACCTGCCCAGGTTCCACTGCTTTGATCTCGACCAGAGCTGCAACCCAACAAAAACAGGGTTCCGTTAGAAACCTCCCTCATATAACCGAAAAGGCGAGTCAACCCGAGGTCTCACGCAGGTATAAAGAAGGACAACAGACAGCAAGGGAAAATGGAGAACATTTTCCAGAATTTGGGACAGACAGACGGCTCAATAGCCCTTTTTCTGTGATCATATGGTTGAGTCAGTTGGCGACGACAGCACTGCCCGATCTCCACCACCCAATAATCCTACATCCACTGAACACGTAAAAAAACAAAGCTAAACTTTCAAAGCGCCTTACTTCTTAATAGCTACAAATCGTATTGATGGAATCGTGAGGCATGACATAGAATACAGACAAGatcgatttttaaaaaatatatacactTCGTGCAAAGTGTCTTACTTTATTTATCACAGGAAATAAAATAGGGCAAGCACAAGCATTCGGGGAAGAGGTGCATTTCCAGTTGGAGAAAAGATCTCATTCATCTGCATTGCCCCGATGAGTTCGATAAAATTGTTAACAACCGGTCAACTAAATTATACATTCTGTCGGCAGTTAGCCTAGTGTAATGTTTTCGACCACAAAAGCAGGgggaatttaaaatatttttagggGAGATGAAAAATTTACGGATAAATTGTCAGACCGTGTAAGTTCTCCATTGAAACATTAACTTACTGTAAAAGTTCTGGGCGTGCGAGCTGTCGATGCGTCCATCGGGGTTGATTTGCAAGTGTTTGTTGTTGCCTTCCATGTACAGGTGCTTGAATCGGATCTGCTGACCCCAGTCCTGTTGAGGTCCTGAGTCTATATCAAGCCTGACCAGAGGAGTGTATCTGACGAGTGAGGAGCCAAGGGCTGCGGCGAGCTGCAGCATCAGAAGAGCGTGGTGGATGAGGCTGGCGCCCATGCCGGAGCTGCGAGTTGAGAGCTCGACCCTTCTCCTGGTCGCAACCCGGATCGTTCTTCCAGCCCTGAACCCATTGCGCTGCTTTTAAAGTCAACCCAGCAAATGACATCAGAGTCACCTTAAACCCCGGCAAAAAGCCAGTGAGTGATGTGACAGCCTTGGATGAGGTTGTGGGTTTTTGCATTAGGTTCATTGTGAGCCACTCATCCTGGAGGAGGGCGAGGGGAGGGCACAGGGGCTGTTCGTTAATTGCCAAAGTTGAAATGGGTGATGGAAATACAGTCAGAGTCAGCCCTTCAACACGGACCGCAGCTGGGCGAACTTTGTGACAACTTTCCAACGAGGACTTTATACTCAGGTTGTTAAAGTGCACTCTCTGACATGGTTACCAGGTACCTGCGACTGTCTCCTTCTACTACACGGCGCTTGCTCTTCTAACACAATTTTGCCTCTGACTATCCTTTTTCCAATTGAAACCTCTTTTCTCCAGTTGGGTAGGTGCGTTATCCGTTTATCCCTCACCCTTAGCACTTCTGCATCACTTTAAACGCTTCTTTTAATCGCCAAGGATACTCCGGTTTCCTTGTTATAGAAGTCGTGACTTGATAATGTAAGCAATTATCTTTCCAATCGCAGCGGTCCGGAATACAGCGAATGAATATTTAATTGTACTAACTCCAGCGCCAGGCTTATACATGAAATAACATTTAAACAATTACTTAAGTTTGCTCTTCTGATAAACTGACTACCCTGCAAAAATATGTTATATTTTGTTTGGGTGAAAGGGTAAATTCAAGCCAATTTCAGAACTCTCACGATCGTTAACCGGGAGGAACGTTTATTTCACTGAATATTAGAGTTTCTTTCATTTTCACCAGCAGCAGATGATAGAACCAGGAAGTGCCTCTTGCTGTCAGGCACTCTGGGCTGGATACATAAACCCGCCGCTCATTTCCCTGTATTCGAAACTTTGCCACCGACGTTTCCAATCCCCACACTGAGTGCCACGTGCCCCGCTTCCTGCAGCACGGAACACGGATTCACTGCATCTTCCCTCCTCTCACACGGTGCATGTGAGCCTCCGGAATGCTGGCGAGACAGCCAGTTTATACCTGTATCATTTCCAGAAACCTAGAATGGATGGTAGAGATTCCGGGAAGGTCAACAAGTTTTCCGAAGTCTGCAGCTTGGAAATGAACATTGACCTAATGGCATGTTCCGGACGTACCTAAAGTAACGTCGATTCAGACCATATAAATGtataaacattaaataaatactgTCAATCATCAAATGCATTTATTGTGCACCTTTAAGTGAGCCGTTTcatcaaaaaaaattattttgaaaaCTAGAGTCCCACAATTCTTTGATAAATCGGTATAAATGAGTTTCACTTCTTTAAAACGTCCACAAGGAGTCGCACTGTGATATCCGTCGTGGTCGTTTCAACATTTTCCAACCCCTCAAAATGCCCAAAGGTGTCAGTCACTGCCTCCCGAAAAATTTCTGACATACATTtaaataaaaatctataaatgggGGAAAAACGACTTGGTTAAATTTTCGCTACCATTTTATCACGTCAAATTAAAATAAAGCACATTAGCATTTTGATCACTTCACCCTTATTGGGGTTTTGATGCCTGTAAGTCAGATATTAAGGCTTCTAGTTCGTTGCGTTGGAAGTCGTCATTCTATATATTGCTTCTGCTAGTCAATGCACTTTTAAAGCTATTACTATATGGCTCTGTGCAGGACAGTAAGGACAATAACTTGTATTGTGCAACAACTTACAGTCAAAGTCAATCAATTCGCACTTACTCAGAGCTACCTGAACAAGACTTTACTGTTAAGATAGACCTTTTCTCTGAAACTCCAGCAGCCCGTAACGGCTGGCAGTGACTCTGGGTAAATAAACTGTATCAAATGCCTCACACCGTCTGTAGTCATGAAATATATATTGACCCAAATGCAAACATGCACGTGAGTTACAGAACCGCCGCAGACCCAGTGAATAGGGGAATAGTCCAAAGAACGAACTAACCAACTCCTCTCGTTTGCCACAAAGTGTTCTCCTCAAAATATTTCAATTTATTGCCATGAAAGTGGAGTCGAATATATTCCAGGTAAAAGCATGTGACATCTCTTTAAAAGCCAAATAATCTTTTATTTCAGAAATATAGTTAATGCATGTCAGGGAAACAGAAATCTAACGCAAAACAATTACAGTACTGGGGGAACAATAACTTTATTAATGTTTCACCCTTCAGATAAACTATTCCTAGGTCTAATAAAAAGAAAGTGGAGTGGAATTAACGACATTAATGATTCTATCCAATGTAATATGTTAGCCTGTCCTTTTTTCTATAGTTttgtttttagttttatttagttTTGGTTAATATCGCTTGGTCAATTAAtatgtctttttttcttttctaatttgggttttttttttagattttttctTATTTGTCCTTCTACCATGTTTAATTATATTTAGAGTTTGGGAAACTTTATACATCTGTATTATTAGTGATGCGATATTTGCAATGTcaattattaataatgtaatcccaatctctgcttattaatattgttatgtttataattttgaacattaataaaaagattgggaaagAAAGCAGATCTATTCTATCATCCATACTTTAATAGCCAATTTCAGCAAACTGTTCCATTACTCAACTGTTTGTACGGAAGATGAACCTTTTCATCAAAATTTCAATTGATACTCCTCAATTTATTCCCTACATTTTTAATTAGTGGGAAGACATTTTTGCAATTTagcatctctctctgtctcatttTAAAATCATTGGAGTCttccctttaaatttttaatCTTCCAAGGAAATATACTCCTAGTCATTCGAGTTATTTTATTTCACATTCAGAGCACTGATTTTTGCTTCATTATTTGTCAACAGAACTTTGGCACTCATCAATTCTCAGAAGGTA
Proteins encoded in this region:
- the LOC134359392 gene encoding fibroblast growth factor 23-like → MGASLIHHALLMLQLAAALGSSLVRYTPLVRLDIDSGPQQDWGQQIRFKHLYMEGNNKHLQINPDGRIDSSHAQNFYTLVEIKAVEPGQVVIRGVRTGRYLCMDAWGHIFGSTTYREDDCNFKEEQLETFYNVYHSPRHKKVLSLSVEKHPYNPDREMPPLSMFLPRENELPTPTHSRRTPEMVTNDPFQMRSVQQASSKQLRVSRG